A single genomic interval of Lathyrus oleraceus cultivar Zhongwan6 chromosome 7, CAAS_Psat_ZW6_1.0, whole genome shotgun sequence harbors:
- the LOC127102478 gene encoding uncharacterized protein LOC127102478, translated as MTTKEAWDKLQTCSKGVEQVKKIRLQTIRGDFECLFMEESESISDYFSRVLVIVNQLKRNGEDVDEVKVMEKILRTLNPSFDFIVTNIEENRDLKTMTIEKLMGSLQAYEEKQKRKIKQKEAMEQLLQLNIKEANYANYKSQRGRGRGQDRGRGRGHEGEGRGSYNNYSNNGERSWNPQATRGRGRGNSWSRCDKSQIKCFNCNKIGHYAFECRFSKKVVEKANFVEEKCGEEETFLLACQNQVEEKRNK; from the coding sequence ATGACGACAAAAGAAGCATGGGATAAACTTCAAACTTGCAGCAAAGGAGTGGAACAGGTGAAAAAGATTCGTCTTCAAACTATTAGAGGTGATTTTGAATGTTTATTTATGGAAGAGTCTGAGTCAATTTCTGATTATTTTTCTCGAGTATTGGTCATAGTCAATCAACTTAAAAGAAATGGCGAAGATGTTGATGAGGTGAAAGTCATGGAGAAAATACTTCGCACTTTAAATCCAAGTTTTGACTTCATTGTTaccaacattgaagaaaataGGGATTTAAAGACCATGACTATTGAGAAACTCATGGGTTCCTTACAAGCATAcgaagaaaaacaaaagagaaaaattaaaCAAAAGGAGGCTATGGAGCAACTACTACAACTCAACATAAAGGAAGCAAATTATGCGAATTACAAGAGCCAAAGAGGACGAGGTCGTGGCCAGGATCGTGGGCGTGGACGAGGACATGAAGGAGAAGGAAGAGGTAGTTACAACAACTACTCTAACAATGGAGAAAGAAGTTGGAATCCACAAGCAACAAGAGGCCGTGGAAGAGGAAATTCATGGTCGAGGTGTGACAAATCACAAATCAAATGCTTCAACTGCAACAAGATCGGTCACTATGCATTTGAGTGTAGATTCTCGAAGAAAGTTGTGGAGAAAGCTAACTTTGTAGAAGAAAAATGCGGAGAAGAAGAAACTTTTTTGCTCGCATGCCAAAACCAAGttgaagagaaaagaaacaaATGA
- the LOC127105206 gene encoding uncharacterized protein At4g22758, with translation MLMNKHKKNQNANAKRLLISINVFGSAGPIRFVVKEEELVAAVIDTALKSYAREGRLPVLGGDIRTFALYCPLVGSDALSPWDTIGSVGARNFMLCKKPQATTGDEAANGTGTEVVSRSRGGSWKAWFNKSLNLKISIH, from the exons ATGTTGATGAATAAGCATAAGAAAAACCAGAACGCCAATGCTAAGAGGCTTCTGATCAGTATCAATGTGTTTGGAAGCGCCGGACCGATCCGATTCGTTGTGAAGGAGGAGGAACTTGTTGCGGCAGTTATTGATACTGCTCTCAAGTCCTATGCTCGCGAAGGGAGACTCCCGGTTCTCGGAGGAGATATCAGAACTTTCGCTCTTTATTGCCCACTGGTCGGATCTGATG CTTTGAGTCCATGGGACACAATTGGATCAGTTGGAGCCAGAAATTTCATGCTGTGCAAGAAGCCACAAGCAACCACCGGAGATGAAGCTGCCAATGGGACTGGGACTGAAGTGGTTTCCCGGAGTAGAGGTGGAAGTTGGAAGGCTTGGTTCAACAAGTCTCTGAATTTGAAGATTTCTATCCATTGA